The stretch of DNA TAAACCTAAATATAAATCATaatactataaaacttctagaagagaaaatatagagtTCTTGAGActttttgttatgaaaataattcttaaattagACACCAAAAATGCAactcaaagcaaacaaaaaatatatatatttcatcaaaaatatttttataagacatatttttctaataatgcttaatgaaagacactgttaagagaaaaagcaagacagACTGGGGGAAAAGTCACAAATTACATAAACAACAAAGTTTTcttaatcaaaatatatattaaaataaagctacaaattcaacaagaaaaaagTAATCCATTAGGAAATAATGGGtcaaatatttgaacagacatttcaccagaGAAGACATATATGTAtggcaataaacacataaaaagaggctcggggatccctgggtggcgcagcggtttggcgcctgcctttggcccagggcgcgatcctggagacccgggatcgaatcccatgtcgggctcccggtgcatgaagcctgcttctccctctgcctatgtctctgcctctctctctctctctctctctgtgtgactctcaaaaataaataaaaatttaaaaaaaagaggctcaacattgttagtcattaagaaaatataaattgaaaacacCATGTTGAGAAATCACTATATGCCTGTAAGCATgacaaaaatagataatttaaggTGCTGGTTGGAACAAAAGCAGCTAGGACTCTCATATACTGatgatgggaatacaaaatggcacaatgactttgaaaaataatttggcattttttaaataaaattagatacaTACTTAAGATATGCCTGGGATATACACTTCTAGGtatttaaataagagaaataaaaacttacatacatataaaaaccTATGTGTGAATgcttataacagctttatttgtaaatGAATTTCCTTCAACTGCcaaatggatggataaacagaatATCACCTATATCCATAACAATGAAACACTGCTTAGCAATAACATGGAAAATTGTCAAATGCATTATGTTAGATGGAAAAAGTCAGATTTGAAAGATAACATACCATTTAATGAACCAAAGTTATAGGGTCAGGCAACAGATTCATGCTTGCTAAGGGCTGCAGTAGGTAGAAGGGATCAATTACCAGGGGTAACAACATGAGGGAATGTTTCCGGTTGATGGAGCTTTTCTGCCTTTGGATTAGAGTGGTCGTTATGTGACTGCATTTGCCAAAATTCATAGAATTGcacaaaaagaagtaaatttcattggatgtaaattttaaaaccattaaaaaaatgtaaaccatcATTAGAACATTAGGCAATTTCAGTTCTTTAAGATTTATCTTTCAAGGCTCATTCATCTTTtcttatgttctctttctctcccattctctcattATATTATCTTCCCTTGCTTcccagtttttttcttcctccctttcttctgtccttctacacttccatttttttaataaaacaaatatgttttgaTCAACTTTGGATCATGAATTGAAGCATTTGTGTTTGACAAATTCtagtaattctgttttttaaatgcttcagAAATGTGGTAAGAATGAGTCAATAGAAAGAATATGTTTTGGGAAAAATTTACACTTgcacaaatgttaaaaatagttttgatgtTATGAAAAGTCCttaaggataaagaagatatattacATAAAAACTTACAAATTATTTGCAAATGCATTTTCAGTGTCTCATGATTATGATTTTTTCATAAGGCTTTCATAAGAAAGTCAAATTTATGTggcaatgaaataatttaattacatataataAGACATCTGTCCAGTTCAAATTTGGTTAGTGCCAAATATTATTAGagtaatattttctaaagaaactgACAATAAAAGTAACCTGATTTCTCATACGTAgttaagagaaagaaggaacaaggaagaataagaataagcaaagcaatttattttatgtaagtaaAAAAAGGTTAGAATGTTAATGAAGAAGTCCATCTAGGAGAAACAGAGGGTGTGGAATTGTATAACACTGTTAGatatagaaagaaaggaacaatattagaaatatttaagagGTAAAAATGTCAGGACTCACTATTTATTGGATGacttatatttttgtatttacattGACTAGATGGATTGAACTATCAACtgagatataaaattaaaaatatagctgGTTGAAGTATGGAGGAGAAAGCATAAAGTTGCTTTATAAAGTTAgggatttgttgaatgaatatgtgTGATGCAGAAGTAAAGATGATTGCcacaaaacagacatatagaacTGTCTGAAGCTCAACACCAGCATGAGGATCAGAAATATAGATTTGGAAGGAATCTTCTTATATGTAAAgttgaatgagaaaaacaagagttAAAGTAGGAAATGGAGTCAAAGACTCTAGTACTGGGGTAGGGTTAATATTGATCCTGGAAAGAGGCAATTTACTTGAACTCTGGGAAGGAAAGGATGAGCGTGGATATATTTTAAGAAGTACTTAAAAGGGGGTGAGTTACTGAAAATGATTGGAGCAAATCACAATTCTTTTGAATTATAGGGAAAGAGTTTTGCTATAAATGTGATGGGAGAAAGATTGAGTGGGAGGGGGGTTGGAAATGTGAATTTTTGAAATTGCTTTTGATAGGAATGGTATTAGTATATAATACAATCCAATAATTAATGGAAGATAGCTTCTCTAAATCTATAGGACCATACAATCTGACCTATTGCACGGTCAGTGTCCTCTATCCATTTTCAGCTTTGGAGAGGTTGAAACTTAAAAAGAGAggtagtaatatttatttatgtatttgtgctGACATATaaacagagaatgaaaagaaatcagaatccaggggcacctaggtggctcagttggttaagcatctgacttgatttgggctcaggtcatgacctcagagttgtgagattggaACACTGTatagggctccacactgagcatggagcttgcttgggattctgtctctccctctgcctctccctgctcatgctctttctctctctctaagaataaaataaaatcttaaaaaaatcagaatccatGTGAGATACAAATGCTCAACCTATATAAgtaaaaaacccaaccaaactaAACCAAAACAGAGCAACCAACCAACAAatcaacaaacaataaaaaatcttTGGCTGAGGGATTAGCATAAAATTATAGTGATTCAATTACTCAAAACCCCTATGTGTcaatatagatgaaaaatatgaGTAAGAATGTGACTGAGTTGCAAGATATCATATTTGTAATGGGCAGTGGAATATAGAGATTAAATTATTCCAAGTAGAGCAATTCCACAGCTTAATTACTCCAATCATtattaaatcattattaaaataatgattatatgaTGTAGAAATGGATTTTATTTGGTTAAGGAACTGAATACTTTGAGAGTCTATGGTATTGAGGAGTAATCTGTATTAATGTTAAATTACTATGGGACTATCATGTAGATACATGCAATTGATAAAGAGAGCTTAGTCTATGAGGCTCATTCTATATGAGAATTTCTTCCTTATCTAGTCATGTTGACCTTCAAGATCCAGGAAGTCTGGATCAAACATGGGGCAGTGAGGAACCCCTGCTCTATTATTTCTATCACAAGTAATTTCTACAATAAAAATACTTGTAGTTACATCAACAATCTTGACTAATTTGCAGTACGatcctcttttctctttggaaGCATATGATAATACTCACCATGTAACTTCACAAGAGTTTTAAAGTCGTGAGGATTTATGAGGATTGAAAGCATAAAGCAAAtgtgataaattatataaatgatgaAGTTCAGAattaatattagatattttattattaatgctGCTGCTGTTATTAGTATTCAGAGGGAATATAGAGACGGTAGCATTATCTGAAGGTGATAACTGGATATTATGCAACATAAATTGCCTCTTGACTGATTGGTATGATTGATGACTCCCTGTAGGGcttcttgctttccttttgcACAGCGCATGGCTAGGCTTATTAGGTTGctactgaaaactgaaaaatgcagATAAAACATCAGGAAAGGGCAGCCCCGTTGGCTTAGCAGTTCAGCGCcgtcttcagcctagggcgtgatcctggagtcctgggattgagtcccaactCAGGCTCCCCGCGCGAAGcctacttctcactctgcctgtgtctctgccctctctctgtgtgtgactctcatgaataaataaataaaatctttttaaaaaatcaggaaaaaattcaTTCACTAGGGAGCCATTTCAAATGTATATTTCATGGGAAAATAGAATGGGAGAATCTTGGTCACTTTTCCTtgagatatttttgtttgttagttttgcTGTGTTTTGATAAACATAAAGGCAACTATCATTCATTTTAGGGCATGGGAAGAGTGAGATGGCTAAAATGGCCCTGAGagaccatgattttttttttccaatcatggatttatttattttttttacatatgtatatttttttaattggagttcaatttgccaacatatagcataacacccactgctcatcccatcaagtgcccccctcagtgcccgtcacccagtcacacccccccccccccagcccacctccctttccaccacccattgttcatttcccagagttaggagtctctcatgttctctctcagaATGAGCAATAAGCAAATTCTGAAATTGATCCCCTCCACACACAAACGCTTTTTTCCACTAGCCTTCTCAATGCTATCTGATATCACAGACATGAATATCTAGGAAGTGATTTTACAGCCCTGGGGATGCTTCTTCAATCTCAGAAGCTCCCGGGAATACTCTAGCTCATTGATCTGTGAAACTCTCCATAGTGTGGTGGGAGGAGGACTTTTGGAGCAGTGCAAGAAATAAAAGTCCTCAGGTGGGTAGTGGCAATGGCTATGCCTGGGGAGTCTTAGGCTGTTTAAGATCCTCTTCTGGTTAGGGATATTCTCAGGAAACAGGTAAGTTTTAAGGCAAAATCAGAGGATAAAGTTGGCTTATCAacagactattttaaaatatatttaaatatatattttaaaatattgaagtttCTAATAGTCTCCTCCTAATCACTCTGTCCTGTCCCTTTATCTCTTCTTTGTCCTTTGTTCTCTAAAAAGCACAGTATGTCCTATATTCTTGCCCTCTTTCTCATTCACACCTTTCAGAGAAAGATGTGAAGACAACTTCTTTAACCTTTGTTGAATAAGTCACCTTTTCTAAGAGATGGATAGATGGCTGATCTCTGTAGTAAATGCATTGCCTTAAAATGTAGGGAACTCCCAGTCAATGGAATAATGTAGGCAGAAGATAAGTGTCACCTACAGAATACTGAGTAATAGCTTCTATATTGGTTAGACATTGgacttctaaaatttctttcatttagaacCCTAAAATGATTGCAGTTTGGGAATTTCCCCCTTGATAAGGAGGTTTGCAGCTCTACTATCAGAGAAGGTGTTGTTATTATTAATCTTTACATCAGGAGGGTTTTTCTGACTTCCTATTTCCTCAGGTTCTCTATGGCTATCATACATCCTGATAAATGAAGAGTGTACCTCTCGTTTAAAGGCCAGTCCCAATCTTATTTTATCATCTACAAATATCTTAGATTGCTTAGAAACTTGGAAGTTTCCCTAATACTTAACAGCAGATAGAAGtgtattttttgcttatttgtttgtttgctgttacTCACATAAGAGagaaatgtagttttattttcttgtttatctgCTCCTATATTTAGGATCTATAATGAGGCCCTATAGCTTGTGGTAGCCTTAGTGCAGATTCAGAACACTCAGGACAATCTGTTTTTCCATAAATATGGCAGTATGAACAGTAGAGGACTCAGGGCTAGATAAAACtttcaaagaaattgaaagacCTAAAAGCTTAATCTTCAGGAGATAAACTTGAACTCCTCCTATTTTCTAGATCATGGGCaatatagataaaaaataaaatctaaaaaaaaaataaataaaataaaataaaataaaataaaataaaataaaatctaaggacCCATATTAGAGAGTAAGCATCTTGGCCAACAGATGCAATTTTGACTTGGTCTTCTCAAGTTGCACCCTCAAGCTCCCATTGCATTTAGTTGTAATATTCCTCAGCAAGGCTATGATTTCCCCCTCTCTTATCAGCTTTGCTACTAACCAAGTGTTTGCCTCAGGGCAAGTTAATTTTCATTATGTAAGCTTCAGTTTTTTAttagtaaaatgttaaataagtCAACTTTTACTTCTGCTAGTCTTTGGatctctgtttttattatttttctcttctctccttccctccctctaccttatcttcttttcccctctatttgtctgtctcttaaatgtttctctcatttccactttttgttacaattatttgaaaaacataaacattttgtttCACAAAAATCCCTAAAACAGACAGAAaccaaaacaatattttattggaaAGAAATATATGCTGGTAATCTAATAGGCCAGATATTTGAACCAACAGGTAGctctttttcataaaagcaatgGAAAGAAGTGGGTgtttgatagaaagagagaaaatttccTGGCCAAGGCTTGGGAAATATGAATTGTAGATCTTTCAAAGAGGATCTTTTGGGAGATGTCAAAAACAGTTACAGTGTGGTTGTTGCTTCACCATGAACATGGGTCAGCCAGATATATACAGCCTGGAGGTGAAAATTCAAGAattgaagagcagagggaaaattattaaaaaaaaaaatcaaaagagatcCAAAAGCAAATGTGATTCTTTGCTGATAGATGAGAACCCATCAGTTTTCACTTCTACTAACTGCAAAGAGCTCTaaccaaaaaattgaaaacagaacaaaaaatgagaaagaaacaaattaaaatctcaatGTCAACACaaagaacatatgaaaaaaagaactttttattccAAGTAATCATAATAAAAAACACACATCTTGCTTTCTAAAGCctctacatttttacatttttaatcctCACACTGCCGTTATGGGGTAGGTACAATGCATTACATATGAAGGAGCAGGGGAACTGGAATCTGAATCCAAGATGTGTGGATCTAAAGTCTGTGTCCCTGACACTATATTGCCTCAGAGTGAATTTAATTCCAACAAACTGATGGAGGCAACTGAGGAATGTCTTAAGGGTCAAAACCTCTCAAAGAGAGTATGCTCTACCTCTGACTAGCGTTCATGTCTAAAGTCAAATGATCCCATCAGGCTGCCCTGCAGCATTAATTTAATTCCTGCCTGATTCTGGCAACATAAGCATGTCTTCCAGGTCTCTAGTAAAGCCTCTGTAAAGACACTCTCAGTCAGAGTGCTACATGCGTTATGCATGATCACTGTGCCTTAGCAATTGGATGTTAACAGATGGTCCCAATCCTGAAAAAGGCTTCAAGCAAGCCCTGAAGGGTCTTACTTCCTTTTAGACAAAATGGATTatgctaaaaaaaagagaaaaataaatgctgttgTTTCTTTCCTAAGTATAATTTAGTAtcctttcttttaagatattaCCAGATTGGAGATAACAAATACATCTCAGTTAAGTGGCTGTGTGAGTTCCTGGGTTGATACTAATTCTAAGGCCATATCTAGGCTCAGGAGACATGAAGGAGGGCTGCACTCAAATAGAAGCATAGGCATGTACACTTGGCATTTCTATCCCTGCCTTAGATACAAGATCCATTGCCTTCATGAGAGATCTTGGCATAGGAAGTATGTTGGATAGGAATGGCATTTTATATTGATTCAGTCTTGGTTATTATGTCCTTAGCCTTGACTCAACTACTTGTAAGATATTGAttagaaagagggagggaggaaaggacagGAGGGGGAGAACATTTTCTCCAATGCACACTGCATTACAGTGTGTGCTTCAAACTGAATATGACTTATCTGTAGTTGGGTTACTCTTTTTCTCCTGGCCCAGTAGAAGCTTCCTCACAAGATACACTATGGAGTAGTAATTTCAAGGATTCAGTCCTCTCTTACACCCTCCCCAcctatgtgaaaataaaattgtttcactCCCAGGGAAGTCAGATTCTAATAAATTGTTAATCCCTGTCATTGTATTTTTAGGAAGTCACCCATCAGGATCCCACCAACTCCCTCCTCATGCCTGTGTCATATTCGCTTCATGGCAGATAATAATTATTCTCACTTCCAACATCCTTACTTTGTCTTAACTGGAATTCCAGGGCTTGAACAAAAGTATTATTGGATGGCATTCCCACTGGGTGCTATATATATCATCGCCCTTTTTGGCAATGGTGTCATTATTTCTACCATCAAGTCTGAATCATCCCTGCATATCCCTATGTACTATTTTCTGTTCATGCTGGCATTGGCAGACATGGGGCTTGCCCTTTGTACTTTGCCCTCTATGCTAGGCATATTTTGGTTTAACTATAAGTCCATTGCTTTTGATGCCTGCCTTGTTCAGATGTACTTCATTCATACCTTCTCTGCCATTGAATCTGGCGTGCTGGTGGCCATGGCTTTTGATCGGGTTGTAGCCATCTGGGACCCCCTCAGGTATGGTACCATCTTAACCAATGGTGTGGTCGGCAGAACAGGGGCCATCATCCTGACAAGAGCAGTCTTTGTGGTCTTCCCTGTGCCTTTCCTCATCAAGCGTCTTCCCTTCTACCGCTCCAACAtcctctcccactccttctgcctCCACCAAGACGTCATGCGACTTGCCTGTGCCAGCACTCGTGTCAACAGTCTCTATGGACTTATTGCTGTCATCTTCACCAAGGGTTCTGACTCCCTCTCCATCCTCTTCTCCTATGTGTTCATATTCCGAACAGTAATGGCCATTGCCTCAGGGAAGGGCCGGCTGAAGGCACTCAACACCTGTGTTTCACATATCTGTGCTGTACTTATCTTCTATGTTCCACTCATTGGGGTATCTGTCATTCACCGTTTTGGAAAGCATCTTTCACCACTGACTCATGCTCTCATGGCTAATGCCTACCTTCTTGTACCCCCTGTGCTTAACCCTATAGTCTATACTGTGAAGACCAAGGAGATACGAAAGAAAATCATCCAAATATTTGTTCAAACCAAGATTACCGCAGAAGGTTAGGATCTGCCAATTTGAGAGAAGAATCTATTCTGTAAAGGCTCAGGTATGACTATGAGAAATAAAGGtttatgtttttcatgttttctgtgtgATTTGATTTGGGCAAAGAGAGATTTCCCTGTTCTCAGAgcctattttccttttcctatgcTGAATTGTTCTTTGCTAAGTATAGAAAAAGGGACATCTATGGGAACTGTTCATTGTACTGTCCTATAGCCCTGAATTTGTGAGTTGGCACATAATAGCTAAAGGCAGGGAatattacaaattcaatttttaaatgattcttttttttaaaatttttttaataaattaattttttattggtgttcaatttaccaacatacagaataacacccagtgctcatcttttgaaaacaaataggCCATGAATTTAATGCCTTTTAAATGAAAGCTTACCAAATTAATTTAACATTCTAGTTCAAGAATTAGGAATGTCCTCCATTTccttaaaaggagagaaatgaaccATACCcatttaataataagaaaacacatgGGAATAATAGATTATTAAAACATGAATcagaaaaatgatcaaattttaggattaagaatataaatgtatacaattgAGCAGGAGCCGATT from Canis lupus dingo isolate Sandy chromosome 21, ASM325472v2, whole genome shotgun sequence encodes:
- the LOC112667845 gene encoding olfactory receptor 51H1-like, whose amino-acid sequence is MADNNYSHFQHPYFVLTGIPGLEQKYYWMAFPLGAIYIIALFGNGVIISTIKSESSLHIPMYYFLFMLALADMGLALCTLPSMLGIFWFNYKSIAFDACLVQMYFIHTFSAIESGVLVAMAFDRVVAIWDPLRYGTILTNGVVGRTGAIILTRAVFVVFPVPFLIKRLPFYRSNILSHSFCLHQDVMRLACASTRVNSLYGLIAVIFTKGSDSLSILFSYVFIFRTVMAIASGKGRLKALNTCVSHICAVLIFYVPLIGVSVIHRFGKHLSPLTHALMANAYLLVPPVLNPIVYTVKTKEIRKKIIQIFVQTKITAEG